GGAAGATTCTAACGTTTCGGGTAAAACTATGGTCTTTGGACTTTCAGATCTGCTTTTCCTATGTTATGGTAAAGGTGAACAATCTCAGATAACATAGAAAAAAAACTTTTCCTCGGAACACAGAATGCCAATCTCCTCCGTTATGATCAAACTTCACGGCGCGAGTCTCAGCAATTATGTAAACAAGGTAAAACTCGGAATCTTAGAAAAGGGATTGGAGTTCGAACAGATACGGATCGCACCTTCCCAGGAAGAAGCGTTTTTAAAAATCAGTCCGATGGGAAAAATTCCGGTCCTGGAAGTCGAAGGAAAATTCCTTTTCGAATCCGGGGCCATCTTAGAATTTTTAGATACGATGTTTCCACAAGAGCCGAGACTCATACCGGAGGATCCTTGGGAAGCCGCGCTCGTGAGAGAGATCACGACGATGATCGAAACGTATGTCGATCTTCCCGCGAGAAGAATTTATATCCCGTCCACGCGAGGAAAAGAAGTTCACCAAACACTCTTAGACGAAGTGCATCCGATTTTGGTAAAAGGAGTAAAGGCTCTGCAGAGAGTCGTTCGATTCTCCCCTTACGTCGCGGGAAAAAGCTTTACGATGGCGGATTGTTCGGCGTTCGCCAATCTCACTGTGGTCGATGAGGAACTCAGAAAATTCTTTCCGAACAATCATCCCTTGGATTTTTTGGAAGGTTGGAAAGAATACTTCCAGTTTATGAAAACGAAGGAAGGACCGGCGATCATAGAAAAGGAAAAAGATAGACTTCGGAGGATCATCGCGAGGGCAAAAGTCAAAGTGGAATAAACCAAAGCAAATTCTTATTTTCCCATTCTAAAATTGATTTGACTCCCTTGTTGTCGGAATTAGCCTGCTCTGGTCTTTATGGAACCAGAAAAAGTAATCTCTATCCCGATCCGGGAACTTCCCCATCTCAAAGTTCTCTTGGCCGGCTGGTAT
This window of the Leptospira stimsonii genome carries:
- a CDS encoding glutathione S-transferase family protein; this encodes MIKLHGASLSNYVNKVKLGILEKGLEFEQIRIAPSQEEAFLKISPMGKIPVLEVEGKFLFESGAILEFLDTMFPQEPRLIPEDPWEAALVREITTMIETYVDLPARRIYIPSTRGKEVHQTLLDEVHPILVKGVKALQRVVRFSPYVAGKSFTMADCSAFANLTVVDEELRKFFPNNHPLDFLEGWKEYFQFMKTKEGPAIIEKEKDRLRRIIARAKVKVE